The proteins below come from a single Acaryochloris sp. CCMEE 5410 genomic window:
- the mscL gene encoding large conductance mechanosensitive channel protein MscL has protein sequence MTSRNGRAKAGGFLKDFGDFLMQGNVVDLAVAVVIGGAFGKIIGSLVEDIITPALLNPAMKKAGVDELSKLSINGIKYGSFLATVLNFVVIAFVIFLLIRSFEQARKKMQRKQEMAEEITPDPALEANERLIASIDQLNQTLRERS, from the coding sequence ATGACAAGTAGAAATGGTAGAGCAAAAGCCGGAGGATTCCTCAAGGACTTTGGCGACTTCCTTATGCAAGGAAATGTCGTAGACCTAGCGGTTGCCGTAGTGATTGGCGGGGCCTTTGGCAAAATTATCGGCTCATTGGTTGAGGATATTATTACCCCAGCCCTATTAAATCCTGCCATGAAAAAAGCGGGGGTGGATGAATTGTCCAAGCTGTCGATAAACGGCATTAAATACGGTTCATTTTTGGCGACAGTGCTAAACTTCGTTGTGATTGCTTTTGTAATTTTCCTGTTAATCCGGTCCTTTGAACAAGCTCGGAAGAAAATGCAGCGCAAGCAAGAAATGGCGGAAGAAATTACCCCCGATCCTGCTCTGGAGGCAAATGAGCGCTTGATCGCTTCCATCGATCAGCTTAATCAAACCTTGCGAGAACGCAGTTAA
- the rsmH gene encoding 16S rRNA (cytosine(1402)-N(4))-methyltransferase RsmH: MTPDPGAFNHISVLSHELIEGLMLREHGVYLDATVGGGGHSAIILSQCSQAQVIALDQDIQALDAARDKLHEHCDRIQFWQGNFSTYHPGELRFDGIIADLGVSSAQLDRPERGFSFRHDADLDMRMDQSQALTAADVINTYSERDLADIFYHYGEERFSRRIARKIVSKRPLRTTSDLAQVVASSLPSAKGRRRRLHPATRVFQALRIAVNQELQVLEKFIEIAPTWLKPGGRIGIISFHSLEDRIVKIHFRQNPLLQVVTKKPIVASEQEKKGNSRSRSAKLRFAERVPWADEAEP, from the coding sequence ATGACACCAGACCCTGGGGCCTTTAACCATATTTCAGTCTTAAGCCATGAACTGATAGAAGGACTGATGCTGCGTGAGCATGGCGTGTACTTGGATGCCACCGTAGGTGGTGGCGGCCATAGCGCCATAATCTTGTCTCAATGTTCCCAGGCTCAGGTGATCGCCCTTGATCAAGATATTCAGGCCCTGGACGCCGCTCGGGATAAATTGCATGAGCATTGCGATCGCATCCAGTTTTGGCAAGGGAATTTTTCTACCTATCACCCCGGTGAACTTCGATTTGATGGCATTATTGCGGACTTAGGGGTCAGTTCTGCCCAGTTGGATCGGCCCGAGCGGGGTTTTAGTTTCCGTCATGACGCAGATCTAGATATGCGCATGGATCAGAGTCAGGCATTAACCGCTGCCGATGTCATCAACACCTATTCAGAGCGGGATTTAGCCGACATCTTCTATCACTATGGTGAAGAACGGTTTTCTCGACGCATTGCCCGCAAAATTGTCTCCAAACGTCCCCTGCGTACAACCTCTGATTTAGCCCAGGTGGTGGCGTCTTCCCTACCTTCTGCCAAAGGGCGTCGCCGTCGACTTCACCCAGCAACCCGAGTCTTTCAAGCCCTGCGAATTGCTGTTAATCAAGAATTGCAGGTTCTTGAAAAATTTATTGAGATTGCGCCTACCTGGCTCAAACCAGGAGGCAGAATTGGCATTATTAGTTTCCATAGCTTGGAAGATCGAATTGTCAAAATCCACTTCCGCCAGAATCCCCTACTACAGGTAGTCACCAAAAAACCGATTGTTGCTTCCGAACAAGAGAAAAAAGGAAACAGTCGCTCTCGCTCCGCTAAGCTACGGTTTGCCGAACGGGTTCCTTGGGCAGATGAAGCTGAACCGTAA
- a CDS encoding heme oxygenase (biliverdin-producing), with protein MSGKLATRLREGTKQSHSLAENADFIQCFLKGVVEKTSYRQLLGNFYFVYTALEDQLTQHQNHPLLSQLYFPELYRQQSLATDLSYYWGPQWQTAITPSDATQRYVDRINDIAIADPILLVAHSYTRYLGDLSGGQLLKKLAQRGMSLPQGQGIAFYEFDDIQTPKAFKVTYRQSLDSLHLDEATITRIVDEANLAFKLNMELFKEVEGNLIQAIGQMIFSHLTRSRRNRQSPWPTELGDPTALQPQD; from the coding sequence ATGAGTGGTAAGTTGGCGACCCGGCTACGAGAAGGGACGAAACAATCTCATTCTTTGGCAGAAAATGCGGATTTCATCCAATGTTTTCTCAAAGGAGTGGTTGAGAAAACGTCTTATCGCCAACTATTGGGAAATTTTTACTTTGTCTATACTGCCCTAGAAGATCAGCTGACTCAGCATCAAAATCATCCACTTTTAAGTCAACTTTATTTTCCAGAGCTATATCGCCAGCAGAGTTTGGCGACAGATCTCAGTTATTATTGGGGACCTCAGTGGCAAACGGCAATTACCCCTTCCGATGCTACCCAGCGTTATGTTGACAGAATTAATGATATTGCGATCGCAGATCCAATCCTGCTAGTTGCCCATAGCTATACACGGTATCTTGGAGACCTTTCCGGAGGACAACTGCTTAAGAAGCTTGCCCAAAGAGGTATGAGTCTACCTCAAGGCCAAGGCATCGCTTTTTATGAATTTGACGATATCCAGACCCCCAAAGCCTTCAAAGTCACCTATCGACAGTCTCTGGATAGCTTGCATCTAGATGAAGCCACCATCACCCGCATCGTTGATGAAGCTAACCTAGCTTTTAAGCTCAATATGGAATTGTTCAAAGAAGTAGAAGGTAACTTGATTCAAGCCATTGGTCAGATGATCTTTAGTCATCTGACCCGCTCTCGTAGAAATCGGCAGTCTCCATGGCCTACCGAGTTGGGAGACCCCACTGCACTGCAACCCCAGGATTAA
- the purE gene encoding 5-(carboxyamino)imidazole ribonucleotide mutase, producing the protein MSHPEVAIIMGSDSDLPTMQAAITVCEDFKVTPHVEIISAHRTPQRMVEFAQQAHQQGIKVIIAGAGGAAHLPGMVAALSPLPVIGVPVASRHLKGLDSLYSIVQMPGGIPVATVAIGNAKNAGLLAIQMLAAQRPELLEQVIAYRRSLSEMVQDKQEQLATVGYQQYLKDYQAASSAG; encoded by the coding sequence TTGAGTCATCCTGAAGTTGCCATCATTATGGGCAGTGATTCGGACTTACCGACGATGCAAGCTGCGATCACAGTCTGCGAAGACTTCAAAGTCACGCCCCATGTGGAAATCATTTCCGCCCATCGCACCCCTCAACGGATGGTGGAATTTGCCCAACAGGCTCACCAACAGGGCATAAAAGTGATCATTGCCGGAGCTGGGGGGGCAGCACATCTACCAGGGATGGTGGCAGCTCTATCTCCCTTACCCGTGATTGGTGTCCCCGTGGCCAGCCGCCACTTAAAAGGATTGGATTCCCTCTACTCCATTGTCCAAATGCCAGGGGGTATTCCCGTGGCCACCGTTGCCATTGGCAATGCCAAAAATGCGGGTCTCTTGGCCATTCAAATGTTGGCTGCTCAGCGCCCAGAGCTCCTAGAGCAGGTCATTGCCTATCGTCGCTCCCTCTCAGAAATGGTTCAAGACAAACAGGAACAATTAGCAACGGTCGGTTATCAACAATACCTCAAGGACTATCAAGCTGCCTCCTCTGCAGGCTAA
- a CDS encoding alanine--glyoxylate aminotransferase family protein, which yields MENPLLLMIPGPTPVPEPVLFASAKQPISHRSQDFRDLMADITAHLKWLHQTQNEVLILASSGTGAMEAGIINFLSPGDRVLVGCNGKFGDRWALVCEQFGLITERITVPWGQVLNPELFRQHLETDQDKQIKAVILTHSETSTGVLNDLETISRHITAHGQALSIIDAVTSLGICPVPVDKWGLDVVVSASQKGYRMPPGLGFVCVSPKAWQAYETARFPRFYLDLGKCRTDAAANTTPFTPPVNLFFALQVSLTMMKAEGLSTMFAHQQRLMQATRAALRALDLPLFIPDPYVASPAVTAIAPDQVAPETLRFKLQQQYGVVIAAGQDHMRGKLVRIGHLGYVCDRSIVTTIAAIEAALKDLDYPFQVGAGVEAAHRVFKRS from the coding sequence ATGGAAAATCCCTTGCTGCTGATGATTCCGGGTCCCACTCCAGTGCCCGAACCCGTCTTGTTTGCTTCGGCTAAACAGCCCATCAGCCATCGTAGCCAGGATTTTCGGGATTTGATGGCTGATATTACGGCTCATTTGAAATGGCTTCACCAAACCCAAAATGAGGTGTTGATATTAGCCAGCAGTGGCACCGGGGCCATGGAAGCTGGCATCATTAATTTTCTCAGCCCAGGTGATCGAGTATTGGTGGGATGTAATGGCAAGTTTGGCGATCGCTGGGCGCTGGTTTGTGAACAATTTGGCCTAATTACTGAGCGGATTACGGTCCCTTGGGGACAGGTGTTGAATCCAGAACTGTTTCGCCAGCATTTAGAGACAGATCAAGACAAGCAAATTAAAGCTGTGATTTTGACCCACAGCGAAACCTCAACCGGAGTTCTGAACGATCTTGAAACCATTAGCCGTCATATCACAGCCCATGGACAAGCCCTCAGCATTATTGATGCGGTCACCAGTTTGGGGATTTGTCCAGTTCCTGTCGATAAATGGGGCTTGGATGTGGTAGTCTCTGCATCCCAAAAAGGATATCGAATGCCGCCAGGTTTAGGGTTTGTTTGTGTTAGCCCTAAAGCGTGGCAGGCGTATGAAACGGCTCGGTTCCCCCGGTTTTATTTAGACCTCGGGAAATGCCGCACGGATGCAGCAGCGAATACGACCCCGTTTACCCCACCTGTAAATTTGTTCTTTGCTTTGCAGGTGAGTTTAACCATGATGAAGGCAGAAGGGCTTTCGACTATGTTTGCTCATCAGCAGCGATTGATGCAGGCAACCCGAGCCGCCCTCCGCGCCCTGGACCTGCCTCTATTTATTCCAGATCCTTATGTGGCTAGCCCTGCTGTTACTGCCATTGCCCCTGATCAGGTGGCGCCAGAAACACTTCGATTCAAATTACAGCAGCAATATGGAGTGGTGATTGCTGCAGGGCAAGACCATATGCGAGGTAAGCTTGTCCGCATCGGCCACTTGGGTTATGTTTGCGATCGCAGTATCGTTACTACCATTGCCGCTATAGAAGCAGCCTTAAAAGATTTAGACTATCCATTTCAGGTTGGGGCAGGTGTGGAGGCTGCTCACCGCGTCTTCAAAAGGAGTTAG
- a CDS encoding DUF2949 domain-containing protein → MAVSRFTKDFSGLKSASQKRLLTFLQEELALPSDSIGLALRHLEQDPGPLPIVLWQYGLITLDQLNQIYDWLETT, encoded by the coding sequence ATGGCAGTATCTCGGTTTACAAAAGATTTTTCTGGTTTGAAATCAGCATCGCAAAAGCGATTGCTGACTTTTCTGCAGGAAGAGCTAGCATTGCCGAGCGACTCTATTGGTCTCGCCCTTCGCCACCTTGAGCAAGATCCAGGACCGTTGCCGATTGTGCTCTGGCAATATGGTTTGATTACTTTGGATCAACTCAATCAAATTTATGATTGGCTGGAAACAACATAA
- the nagA gene encoding N-acetylglucosamine-6-phosphate deacetylase yields the protein MSTLPIRLENARIIGYSKLQEVSIQNGVIQTIQPMDASPLTPAPQAIDLAGDWLSLGGIDLQINGALGQAFPDLTHADQAKLQEICQFLWQHGVDGFLPTLVTTSVEKFQQALATLSTQRSQNGKGQAQILGAHLEGPCLNATKRGAHPQEYLQPLSIETLQAVMGPYIDRVRVITLAPELEPSGEAVAWLRSHNIIVSLGHSQATAAEAEAAFEQGATMVTHAFNAMPSLHHRQPGLLAAALMHPQVWCGFIADGQHVDPLMLKLMLQASPEQGLFLVSDALAPLGLPDGVYPWDSRQIEVVAGTARLPDGTLSGTTLSLLAGVQNLVRWNLCSVERAIALGTEAPRQALGLTGLGPGQPACCLLRWRHHPQTQTLKWQRLFPSENA from the coding sequence ATGAGCACTTTACCCATCCGGCTAGAGAATGCTCGGATCATCGGCTACTCAAAATTGCAGGAAGTCAGTATCCAAAATGGGGTGATTCAGACGATTCAACCCATGGATGCTTCGCCCCTAACGCCCGCCCCGCAAGCAATTGATTTAGCGGGCGATTGGCTGTCTCTCGGTGGCATTGATTTGCAGATCAATGGTGCTTTGGGCCAAGCTTTTCCCGATTTGACCCATGCCGATCAAGCAAAACTACAGGAGATTTGCCAGTTTTTGTGGCAGCACGGTGTTGACGGTTTCTTGCCAACGTTGGTGACGACGTCCGTAGAGAAGTTCCAGCAAGCCTTGGCTACCCTGTCTACTCAGCGTTCACAAAATGGTAAAGGCCAAGCACAAATTTTAGGCGCCCATTTGGAAGGTCCCTGTTTGAATGCCACCAAACGGGGTGCCCATCCCCAGGAATATCTGCAGCCTTTGAGTATTGAAACCCTACAAGCGGTCATGGGGCCCTACATAGATAGGGTTCGGGTCATCACCCTAGCGCCAGAGTTAGAGCCATCTGGGGAAGCAGTCGCCTGGTTACGTTCCCACAATATTATCGTTAGTCTCGGCCATTCCCAGGCCACGGCAGCAGAAGCGGAGGCAGCCTTTGAACAGGGCGCCACCATGGTGACCCATGCCTTTAATGCCATGCCGAGCTTGCACCATCGCCAACCCGGATTATTAGCAGCAGCATTGATGCATCCCCAAGTTTGGTGTGGTTTTATTGCCGATGGTCAACATGTTGACCCATTGATGCTCAAGCTAATGCTTCAGGCTAGCCCTGAGCAGGGCCTATTTCTCGTGAGTGATGCCCTTGCCCCCCTCGGGTTACCGGATGGCGTTTACCCTTGGGACTCTCGCCAGATTGAAGTAGTGGCAGGGACGGCCCGGCTCCCTGATGGCACTTTGTCTGGAACCACCTTGTCCCTATTGGCTGGAGTGCAGAATCTAGTCCGCTGGAACCTTTGTTCTGTGGAGCGTGCCATTGCCTTAGGGACAGAAGCACCGCGACAGGCTTTAGGGTTAACCGGTCTGGGTCCAGGACAACCAGCTTGCTGTTTGCTGCGTTGGCGTCATCATCCTCAGACCCAAACTCTGAAATGGCAGCGCTTGTTTCCCTCTGAAAATGCTTAA